The Stygiolobus azoricus genome window below encodes:
- a CDS encoding NOL1/NOP2/sun family putative RNA methylase, which produces MNINEYIKRYEKLFIVSPSFRAKQLARKYGFLDYMIERYIHMMEDELEDFLYHCSVPLVKSIRCNDLLIDCERLVSRLENKGFKLEKVKWLPHGYKVIKQPKTPSLGATIEYLSGYYYIQGLASMVPPYVLSPLENDLVLDMAASPGSKTTQLSQLMRNKGLILAVEKSRDRIRSLMSNINRMKAKNVILLRTDSKNLIKTSMKFSKILLDAPCSGEGLIPEDPSRKTKTSMSDLKIFFEEQLKLITTAYLLLEEEGILVYSTCSIAPEEDEAVVNFAIEELGMKTDKIEGYPANPGLEEFMNVKFSSEVKNCIRFYPHKSHTEGFFVCRLRKN; this is translated from the coding sequence ATGAATATTAACGAGTATATAAAAAGGTACGAGAAGTTATTCATAGTCTCACCCTCATTTAGAGCGAAACAATTAGCTAGAAAGTACGGCTTCCTAGATTATATGATTGAAAGATATATTCATATGATGGAAGACGAGCTAGAAGATTTTCTGTATCATTGTAGTGTACCGCTTGTAAAGAGTATTAGATGTAATGACCTTTTGATAGATTGTGAGAGACTTGTATCAAGACTAGAAAATAAGGGCTTTAAGTTGGAGAAAGTTAAATGGCTTCCACATGGTTATAAAGTTATAAAACAACCAAAAACTCCCTCTTTAGGCGCTACAATAGAATATTTGTCCGGATATTATTATATACAAGGTCTTGCTTCAATGGTTCCACCTTATGTTTTATCTCCGCTTGAAAATGACCTAGTTCTTGATATGGCAGCTTCACCGGGGAGTAAAACAACGCAATTGTCACAGTTAATGCGTAATAAAGGATTAATTCTAGCAGTAGAAAAATCTAGAGATAGAATTAGAAGCTTAATGTCTAATATTAATAGAATGAAGGCTAAGAATGTTATTTTACTTCGGACAGATTCTAAAAACTTAATTAAAACCTCAATGAAATTTTCAAAAATATTACTGGATGCTCCATGTAGTGGGGAGGGTCTAATTCCTGAAGATCCTAGTAGAAAGACAAAGACGAGTATGTCCGACTTGAAAATCTTTTTCGAGGAGCAGCTTAAGCTTATTACAACTGCTTATTTACTTCTTGAGGAAGAAGGTATATTAGTTTATTCCACATGTAGTATAGCCCCAGAAGAGGATGAGGCGGTAGTAAATTTTGCCATTGAAGAACTAGGGATGAAGACGGATAAAATTGAAGGGTACCCGGCTAATCCTGGATTAGAAGAGTTCATGAATGTGAAATTCAGCTCTGAAGTTAAAAATTGTATAAGGTTTTACCCGCATAAATCACATACAGAGGGGTTTTTTGTTTGCAGGCTAAGAAAAAACTAG
- the radA gene encoding DNA repair and recombination protein RadA — MSTNGDGKKVKSLSDLPGIGQSILNKLIEAGYSTLEAVAVASPQDLSVAAGIPQTTAQRIIKEAREALDIRFKTALEVKKERMNTKKITTSSQALDGLLGGGIETRTMTEFFGEFGSGKTQLCHQLSVNVQLPPEKGGLNGKAVYIDTEGTFRWERIEAMAKAVGLDPDTAMNNIYYMRAINSDHQMAIVEDLQELITKEPAIKLVIVDSVTSHFRAEYPGRENLAVRQQKLNKHLHQLVRLAEMYDIATIITNQVMARPDMFYGDPTVAVGGHTLYHVPGIRIQIKKSRGNKRIARVVDAPHLPEGEVVFAITEEGIRDAEE; from the coding sequence ATGTCAACAAACGGTGATGGAAAGAAAGTAAAGAGCCTATCCGATTTACCTGGAATAGGACAAAGTATACTTAATAAGTTGATAGAGGCGGGTTATTCCACACTAGAAGCAGTAGCAGTAGCATCACCACAAGACTTAAGTGTAGCTGCTGGAATTCCACAAACTACAGCACAAAGAATAATAAAAGAAGCTAGAGAAGCATTAGATATTAGATTCAAGACAGCTCTTGAGGTTAAAAAAGAAAGAATGAATACTAAGAAAATTACAACAAGCAGTCAAGCATTAGACGGACTTTTAGGCGGAGGGATAGAAACGAGAACTATGACGGAATTTTTTGGAGAGTTCGGTTCTGGAAAGACACAATTGTGTCATCAGCTTAGTGTTAATGTTCAATTACCGCCCGAAAAAGGCGGTCTTAACGGCAAGGCTGTATACATAGATACTGAAGGTACTTTCAGATGGGAGAGAATAGAGGCTATGGCTAAAGCAGTGGGATTAGATCCGGATACTGCAATGAATAACATATACTATATGAGGGCTATTAATTCAGATCATCAAATGGCTATAGTAGAGGATTTGCAAGAACTGATTACAAAAGAACCAGCAATCAAATTAGTAATTGTAGATTCGGTAACGTCACATTTCAGGGCTGAGTACCCTGGTAGAGAAAACTTGGCTGTAAGACAGCAAAAGCTCAACAAACACTTACACCAGCTAGTTAGGTTAGCTGAAATGTATGACATAGCTACAATAATTACCAATCAAGTTATGGCGAGACCAGATATGTTTTACGGAGATCCGACTGTAGCTGTTGGAGGTCATACCTTATATCATGTTCCAGGTATCAGAATTCAAATAAAGAAGAGTAGAGGAAATAAGAGAATAGCTAGAGTAGTAGACGCTCCTCATTTGCCTGAAGGAGAAGTTGTATTTGCCATAACTGAAGAAGGAATAAGAGATGCTGAGGAGTAA
- a CDS encoding HIT family protein: MDVLWAPWRSKYISEASKKKDDSCIFCDFPKSTDDKEHLIVYRGKFNFVILNAYPYNPGHIMVVPYRHVSSIELLSDEEALELFSIVKRAIKILRKVYSPDGFNLGINIGRVAGAGIDQHVHVHIVPRWNGDANFMPVIGGIKVLPELLEDTFNKLYKEFNNEDEAFDR, from the coding sequence ATGGACGTATTATGGGCTCCTTGGAGGTCAAAATATATCTCAGAAGCTTCTAAAAAGAAAGATGACTCTTGCATTTTCTGTGATTTTCCAAAATCAACTGATGATAAAGAACACTTAATAGTTTATAGAGGCAAATTTAATTTTGTAATACTGAACGCTTACCCATATAATCCGGGTCATATCATGGTAGTTCCCTATAGGCATGTTAGTAGTATTGAGTTATTATCTGATGAAGAGGCTTTAGAGCTCTTCTCTATAGTAAAAAGAGCCATAAAAATCCTTAGGAAGGTATATTCCCCGGACGGATTTAATCTAGGTATAAATATTGGGAGGGTAGCCGGAGCAGGTATAGATCAGCACGTTCACGTTCATATAGTTCCGAGATGGAACGGTGATGCTAATTTCATGCCAGTGATAGGCGGGATAAAGGTACTTCCAGAACTATTAGAAGATACCTTTAATAAGTTATACAAGGAGTTCAATAACGAGGATGAGGCCTTCGATCGCTGA
- the cyaB gene encoding class IV adenylate cyclase, giving the protein MAHIEREVKIKLFSPPLRVLLTKLKNKYIFLGEETQKDIYYNSPIRDFRQTDEALRIRKSNGKIELTYKGPKLSSQSKSRLEINVEISSPEDMDRILQNLGFKKVIELEKTRWNFKANNYTISLDSVKGLGDFLEIEGIDVDEESLLNFVNNFLHENDITGERTLKSYLELMVEKIEKTNSNPN; this is encoded by the coding sequence ATGGCACACATAGAAAGGGAAGTTAAAATAAAATTATTTAGCCCACCTTTAAGAGTCTTACTAACAAAGCTAAAAAATAAGTATATTTTTCTAGGAGAAGAGACCCAAAAAGACATATATTACAATAGTCCAATTAGAGATTTTCGCCAAACCGACGAGGCCTTAAGAATAAGGAAAAGTAACGGAAAGATAGAACTTACCTACAAAGGACCTAAACTATCCTCACAAAGTAAATCCAGGTTAGAAATAAACGTCGAGATCTCTAGCCCTGAGGATATGGACAGAATTTTACAGAATTTGGGATTTAAAAAGGTAATAGAGCTAGAGAAAACCAGATGGAACTTTAAGGCAAACAATTACACAATTTCTCTTGATAGTGTCAAAGGATTGGGAGATTTCTTGGAGATTGAAGGAATTGACGTCGACGAGGAGAGTTTGTTAAACTTTGTTAATAATTTCTTACACGAAAACGATATAACAGGAGAGCGTACACTTAAATCTTATCTCGAACTTATGGTGGAGAAAATTGAGAAAACAAATAGCAATCCTAACTGA